Proteins encoded in a region of the Phycisphaerae bacterium genome:
- a CDS encoding S9 family peptidase codes for MSAEKPSTYQAVPLIPRQVLFGNPERVSPRLSPDGRYLAYLAPDDRDVLQVWLRTRGQEDDRVLTHDQKRGIRMFFWTYDGRQLIYMQDADGDENWRLYAVNVETNEVRDLTPFDNVQARVVELDPAFPDQMLVGLNRRDPRVHDVYRMNLESGELELEAENPGNIVSWQADAQFHIRAATAARPDGGWDLMFRPSVDAPWQTIRQWSPQEQGGPVMFSPDGQTLYVMGNDNANAIRLVALDPATGRQSVVVEDPRYDLTALFVHPLERTIQAAGFTRAKLEWQVLDPEVRDDFDAIRKIRDGQFQIVSRSLDDQFWIVAFEEDDGPVYYYLYHRPDRSHELMFTNRPDLENWQLAGMKPIQYQARDGLTIHGYLTVPPKAEPKNLPAVLDVHGGPWARDTWGYNPMAQWLANRGYAVLQVNFRGSSGYGKEFLNAGNREWGAKMQDDLTDAARWLVDQGIADSNRIGIMGGSYGGYATLAALTFTPDVFACGVDIVGPSNLITLIQTIPPYWEPLKATFKVRVGDLETEEEFLKSRSPLFFVDRIRSPLLIAQGANDPRVKQPESEQIVEAMRQAGKPVTYALYTDEGHGLARPENRLHFYAVAEQFLAQYLGGRYEEGGEIEGHSGKVERY; via the coding sequence ATGAGCGCGGAGAAACCATCAACGTACCAGGCGGTGCCGCTGATTCCGCGGCAGGTCCTCTTCGGTAATCCCGAGCGGGTCAGCCCGCGCCTGTCGCCCGACGGGCGGTACCTGGCGTACCTGGCTCCGGACGATCGCGACGTGCTTCAGGTCTGGCTGCGCACGAGAGGCCAGGAGGACGACCGCGTGCTGACCCACGATCAGAAGCGCGGCATCCGCATGTTCTTCTGGACGTACGACGGCCGGCAGCTCATCTACATGCAGGACGCCGACGGCGATGAGAACTGGCGGCTCTACGCGGTCAACGTCGAGACCAACGAGGTCCGCGACCTGACCCCGTTCGACAACGTCCAGGCCCGCGTGGTCGAGTTGGACCCGGCGTTTCCGGACCAGATGCTGGTGGGCTTGAACCGCCGCGATCCGCGGGTCCACGACGTGTACCGGATGAACCTCGAAAGCGGCGAACTGGAGCTGGAGGCTGAGAATCCGGGCAACATCGTGAGCTGGCAGGCCGACGCGCAGTTCCACATCCGCGCCGCCACCGCCGCCCGTCCCGACGGCGGATGGGACCTGATGTTTCGCCCGTCGGTCGACGCCCCGTGGCAGACCATCCGGCAGTGGAGCCCGCAGGAGCAAGGCGGGCCGGTGATGTTCTCGCCGGACGGCCAGACGCTGTACGTGATGGGCAACGACAACGCCAACGCGATCCGCCTGGTCGCCCTCGATCCGGCCACCGGCCGCCAGAGCGTGGTCGTCGAGGACCCGCGGTACGACCTGACCGCCCTGTTCGTCCATCCGCTGGAGCGCACGATCCAAGCCGCCGGGTTCACCCGGGCCAAGCTCGAGTGGCAGGTGCTCGATCCGGAGGTCCGCGATGACTTCGACGCCATCCGCAAAATCCGCGACGGCCAGTTCCAGATCGTCAGCCGCTCGCTTGACGACCAGTTCTGGATCGTCGCCTTCGAGGAGGACGACGGGCCGGTCTACTACTACCTCTACCATCGGCCCGACCGCTCGCACGAGCTGATGTTCACCAACCGGCCGGACCTGGAGAACTGGCAACTGGCGGGGATGAAGCCGATCCAGTACCAGGCCCGCGACGGTCTGACCATCCACGGCTATCTGACGGTGCCGCCGAAGGCGGAGCCGAAGAACCTGCCGGCAGTGCTTGACGTGCACGGCGGACCGTGGGCCCGCGACACCTGGGGCTATAACCCGATGGCCCAGTGGCTGGCGAATCGCGGCTACGCCGTGCTGCAGGTCAACTTCCGCGGCTCGAGCGGCTACGGCAAGGAGTTTCTCAACGCGGGCAACCGTGAGTGGGGGGCGAAGATGCAGGACGATCTGACCGACGCCGCGAGGTGGCTCGTCGATCAGGGCATCGCCGATTCGAACCGCATCGGCATCATGGGCGGCTCGTACGGCGGCTACGCCACGCTGGCGGCTTTGACCTTCACACCGGACGTCTTTGCCTGCGGCGTCGATATCGTCGGGCCCAGCAACCTGATCACGTTGATCCAGACCATTCCGCCGTACTGGGAGCCGCTGAAGGCGACGTTCAAGGTCCGCGTGGGCGACCTGGAGACCGAGGAGGAATTTCTCAAGTCGCGTTCGCCGCTGTTCTTCGTCGATCGCATCCGCTCGCCGCTGCTGATCGCCCAGGGCGCCAACGACCCGCGGGTCAAGCAGCCTGAGAGCGAGCAGATCGTCGAGGCCATGCGCCAAGCCGGCAAACCGGTCACCTACGCCCTCTACACCGATGAGGGCCACGGCCTGGCCCGGCCGGAGAACCGCCTCCACTTCTACGCCGTCGCCGAGCAGTTCCTCGCCCAGTACCTCGGCGGGCGCTACGAGGAGGGCGGCGAAATCGAAGGCCACTCCGGCAAGGTCGAGCGGTACTAA
- a CDS encoding substrate-binding domain-containing protein codes for MSAKGLLAVVIATVTLTLAGCSRDEPVAKGDGGGTTTIAVIPKGTAHVFWQSVHAGARTAARELGVSVAWQGPQTETMKDQQVSIVQDFIARKVDGIVLAPQDENALVPVAEEVGRAGIPLVIFDSAIASEQYVSFVATDNYRGGVEAARRMAKLLNNKGTVIVIKVDPGSASTNAREKGFEETLAKEFPEITIVGSQYGYSDRMKSRAAAEDLLAKHPDVSGVFGPNESSTFGALLALQARNLAGKKAFVGFDS; via the coding sequence ATGTCCGCAAAGGGACTCTTGGCCGTCGTCATCGCTACGGTTACGTTAACCCTCGCCGGCTGTTCGCGCGACGAGCCCGTCGCCAAGGGTGACGGCGGCGGGACGACCACCATCGCGGTCATCCCCAAGGGCACCGCCCACGTCTTCTGGCAATCCGTCCACGCGGGGGCCCGCACCGCCGCCCGCGAACTGGGGGTCTCGGTGGCCTGGCAGGGCCCGCAGACCGAGACCATGAAGGACCAGCAGGTCTCGATCGTCCAGGACTTCATCGCCCGCAAGGTGGATGGGATCGTCCTGGCCCCGCAGGACGAGAACGCCCTGGTTCCCGTGGCGGAGGAGGTCGGCCGGGCCGGCATTCCGCTGGTCATCTTCGACTCCGCGATCGCCAGCGAGCAGTACGTCAGTTTCGTCGCCACCGACAACTACCGCGGCGGGGTCGAGGCCGCCCGGCGGATGGCCAAGCTGCTGAACAACAAGGGCACGGTGATCGTGATCAAGGTCGATCCCGGCAGCGCTTCGACCAACGCCCGTGAGAAGGGGTTCGAGGAGACTCTGGCCAAGGAGTTTCCCGAGATCACGATCGTCGGCTCGCAGTACGGCTACAGCGACCGGATGAAGTCTCGCGCCGCGGCGGAGGATCTGTTGGCCAAGCACCCGGACGTCAGCGGCGTGTTCGGGCCCAACGAGTCATCCACCTTCGGCGCGCTGCTGGCCCTCCAGGCCCGGAACCTGGCGGGCAAGAAGGCCTTCGTCGGCTTCGACTC